The Megalops cyprinoides isolate fMegCyp1 chromosome 12, fMegCyp1.pri, whole genome shotgun sequence genome contains a region encoding:
- the mtfr1l gene encoding mitochondrial fission regulator 1-like: METDTVIPIWQNKPHGSTRSVVRRIGSTLPLKPCQRACFQALPGLPPLRPMDGPMVPTLADIAWIAEDEEETYARVRSDTRPLRHEWRPTPLLVLHRNSSVPNFRREGKKVEGLKKPGVTALNRTTALQDELSRLRAQIAKIVAAESGSNPLTPDLLSPDDTSISFSMAPFEAAPYQPSAASFVISDVTEEEEVEEEEEEEDEEGEVSELVPDPLPPVSMTASATFDLDRPTMEFREAEEDTVSLSKSTSFADVMDILKDMNRMKMSKDRYNRGCTSLRDEDSASLISEALRKKFTLKDEDVSLKEK; this comes from the exons ATGGAAACTGACACG GTAATCCCGATTTGGCAGAACAAGCCGCATGGATCGACACGTAGTGTGGTGAGAAGAATTGGCTCCACCCTGCCCCTCAAACCCTGCCAACGGGCATGTTTTCAA gcACTCCCAGGGCTGCCCCCACTGCGGCCCATGGATGGCCCCATGGTCCCCACGCTGGCAGACATCGCCTGGATAGccgaggacgaggaggagacCTACGCCAGAGTGCG GAGTGACACTCGTCCCCTGCGACACGAGTGGCGCCCCACGCCCTTGCTGGTGCTCCACAGGAACTCCTCCGTGCCGAACTTCCGGCGCGAGGGCAAGAAGGTGGAGGGGCTGAAGAAGCCGGGAGTGACAGCACTGAATCGCACAACTGCTCTGCAGGATGAGCTGAGTCGGCTGAGAGCACAGATCGCCAAGATCGTGGCTGCAGAGTCAG GCTCCAACCcactgacccctgacctcctcTCCCCGGATGACACCAGCATAAGCTTCTCAATGGCCCCATTCGAGGCTGCGCCCTACCAGCCCAGCGCCGCCTCTTTCGTCATCAGCGatgtgacagaggaggaggaggtggaagaggaggaagaggaggaggacgaagagGGGGAGGTCTCTGAGCTGGTGCCCgaccccctccctcctgtctccATGACAGCCTCAGCGACCTTCGACCTTGACCGACCTACTATGGAGTTTCGAGAGGCAGAAGAGGACACTGTGTCGCTGTCCAAGTCCACTAGCTTCGCTGATGTCATGGACATCCTGAAGGACATGAACCGCATGAAGATGAGCAAGGACAG GTACAATCGCGGCTGTACCTCCCTGAGGGATGAAGACTCTGCCTCCCTGATCTCCGAAGCACTGAGGAAGAAGTTCACTCTTAAGGACGAGGATGTTTCCCTGAAGGAGAAGTAA